The genomic interval GTTTCCTTTATCCAGACAACAGAAGGGTATCTTCAGGAGACCCAGGATATTCTGCACCGCCTGCGGGAACTGTCTGTACAATCTGCCAACGGTATCTATTCTGATGAGGACCGTATGCAGATCCAGGTTGAAGTCTCTCAGCTGGTTGATGAAATCAACCGGATTGCGAGCCACGCGCAGTTCAACGGCATGAATATGCTGACCGGCGCTTTTGCCCAGGAATCCGACAGGGTCATGCAGTTCCAGGTAGGAGCTAATATGGACCAGAATGAGCGTATTTTCATAGGTACTATGACCGCTCAGTCACTCGGTCTGCAAGGCGCTCAGGGAGCGGCTGGAGAAATGATCTCCATTTCGACCCCTGATTCGGCGAACATGGCTATCGGTATGGTAGATAGTGCTCTCCGGACCGTTTCCAAACAGCGGGCCGACCTGGGTGCTTATCAGAACAGGTTTGAAGAAGCCTCTAAGGGCGTTGCTATCGCTGCTGAGAACCTTCAGGCTGCGGAGTCACGAATCCGTGACGTCGACATGGCCACAGAGATGGTAGATTACGCGAAGAATCAGATCCTGACTCAGGCTGGTTCTGCAATGCTTGCTCAGGCTAACATGAAGACCCAATCTGTTCTTCAGCTTCTTTAGTTTTATCATGCTCCGTTAACAGCATTTCAAGAGATTTCTGGACGTCATCTCTTGACAGGCGACGAGGGTCGGGAAGAAACCGCGCTTCTTCCCCTCTCTCTATTTATCATAATTGTTTCTTCTTCATTGTTCTTCATCAAACTGAACTGACTATATAGCCTGGTATTAATGGAGTAATCCAGGGAGAAAACAATGGAACTTGACATTAATGCAATCAGCAATGGAGGGGCTGTTCAGAATCGTCTGAACGACGCCAACGCATGGAAGCAAAAGCGTGCTGCAGACTCCAGGGCTGAACAACCGCGAACGATTCCCATGGAACGCGCTCTCAGCTCCGATGAGGTGCAGAGGATGCTCCGGGAGATCGTTAATTTCAGCGATGCCTTTAACCGTCGGCTCAAATTTTCTGTCAACAGAGAGTTGAATCAGGTGGTGGTAAAGGTGATCGATCGGGAAACCGATAAAGTAATTAAGGAAATCCCTCACGAAGGGCTGCAGCGACTGCACATGCGGCTCAAGGAGGCCATTGGGTTGCTCTTCGACGAGGAGATTTAAAACCAGTCTTTATAGAGGACGCAACGCCTAATGTCCGATTTCTCAATTCCGGGTGTTTCCAGTAAATACAATACCGACAAAATGATAGACGACCTGATGAAGCTCGAACGCATTCCTCTCACCCGGGCCGAGGAACGCATAGAAAATTTTGAGCTTCAGAAACGGAACTGGCAGGAGATAAACAGAGGACTTGCCCGCGTACAGGATAGTGCCAAAAAACTATTCGGCTTCGAAAACCCTTTCATGGAGCGGATCGCCGTATCCGGGGACGAAAGTATTGTAGGCGCCACTGCCTCACGGGAAGCTGTGGAAGAAAACAGATCAGTTCTGGTTAAGCAGGTCGCCACAGCTGACAGGTTTTTATCAGACAGTCTGGAGAATGACTTCCGCGTAGCCAAAGGAACCTACAGTTTCAGTATTGGTGACAAGGAGTTTTCCTTTTCGTATAGCGGTGGTACGTTGACGGATTTTGCCTCCACGCTTCAGCGGCGTTCTAACGGTCTTTTGCGCAGCTCGGTTGTAAAAAATACCCCCTCCACTCAGGTACTGATGATTGAGGGAACCCGTACCGGCAGCTCTAACAAGATCAACTTCCTCGAAGACTCACGGGACTTTGCCCTGAAAACGGGCACATTGAAAAAAGCAGCCGCAGGTATGCGGAGAATTGAGCCCTCCGAAGATACAATACAATCTTCTGCCGGTGCCGATTCCGGCACAGCTGAAATAAGCGGGGATGCGGTCACTCTTGGTCCCAGTACCCGCAGAGAGATGATATTCTCACCTGCCATTACCCCGGCAGACGGTTTTGTTCTTGAGTTTACAGTGGAAATTGAAAAACTGCCGGAAGGAGAATATCAACCGCCGGAACCGCCTGGAAGACCGGATTCACCTGACCCCGGGGGTGTAACGGTTGACAATGTAACAGTGCACAACTTTGGAACTGACCCGGCACTGCCTGCCTGGAAGGCTCCTCCCCCGCCGGAGAAAACTCTGGACATGAATATTCTGAGTCTTAATCAGGAGGGCCGGTCTGTCGGTCTCCCCCCTTTGAAGGACCAGGCAGGCACACAGACTATCAGAGTCCCTCTTAACGAGGGCGATGGGCGCATAAATTCTTTAATCATTGATAATATTAACACTCACCGAAAAGTCAGCGTCTCGGCGGTCACCTTTTATGATCCCGATTCCCGGGGTGATCTTGAAGCCAAGAATCCGGTTGCTACAGCTTCTGATGCGCTCATTGAGATTGATGGTATTGAGGTTATCCGGGAATCAAACGATATTGATGATGTTATCCAGGGGGTTACCCTCAATCTTCGGCGCCCCGGGAATCAGGAAGTAGACCTCCGAATCACTCCGGACAGAGAGACCGCCAAGGATACTATTATTGAGTTCGTTGGTTACTATAATCAGCTTATCAGCCAGATTAATATCTACACCAGCCGGGACGACTCGGTGGTTAATGAACTTGATTACCTGAGTGATGATGAGCGAGACTCGGCTATGGAAAAGCTGGGACTGTTTCAAGGCGAAAGCAGTCTGACCCAGATGAAAACCCGCCTGCAGCGTATAATGATGGACCCCTATTCCACCCGTTCCGGCAGCGAACTCTCCTTATTGGCGCAGATCGGTATTTCCACCAACAGCAGGACTGGAGGAGCCTTGAGGACGTCCAGGCTGCGGGGATACCTGGAAATAGATGAGTCTGCTCTGGACAAAGCCCTGGAGACTCGTCTTGAGAGCGTAAAGGACCTTTTCGGCTACGACTCCGACGGCGACCTTATTGTAGACCAGGGGGCGGCAGTAGCTGTTGATAACTATATCAGACCCTATGTTCAGACCGGAGGTATAATTGCCTATAAAACATCCGCAATTGACGGTCAGATTGACAGGACAAGCCGTGAAATTGTCAATCTTGAACGCAGTCTTGAGCGTAAAGAACAGCAGCTGCGCCGGGAGTATGGTATGATGGAAGGGGCCTTACAGCAGCTTGAGGACAACTCTAAAGCACTGGAGAACTTTAATAACCGTAATCGGGACTAACAGTAAGATCGAAATCAGTAAGGATAACCATGGAAGTTATAGTAAACAGCAGCCCAATTGATGTACGCCTTGAAGAAGAAAAGAATGCCTACGAGGTAATCCGGCAGCTGGACACATGGCTGGTGGCAGAAGGCTTTTTCATTACCGGTATTCTTGTTAACGGTCATGCCGAAACAATGACAGATAGTGATGCATTGAAGAATTTCTCTGTCGAATCCATTGAAAAACTCGAAGTTCTTGCCCAGCCTCTGAACGAACTCAGTCTTGAACGATACTCCACTCTTCTGCAGTACTTCTCCTACCTGTACAGGGCCTTGCATGATGGAGACATGAAACTGTTAAAGGATTTAAGGGATGAGTCAGGTCCGATTATAGAAAATATGGATTCAATTCTAAAACTCCGGGTCGGTGACAGGCTGGTATCGGAGGTTTTCTCTGAACTTGTCTCTAACCTGAAGCTTGATGATGATTTCCCCAGGATACCGGAAGGACTGAAGGATTTTGCTGGAAACCTCTGTATCTTTATAGAGGGCAGAATCAGGGAGATTGCTAATCCCTTAATGGAACTCCGCTCCACTGCATCACTCCTTGAAGCCTACATTCCTAAGCTGGAGGATATCCCTATTCTTCTGCAGACGGGCAAAGAAAAAGAGGCTATGGAGATGGTAATCGCTTTTAGCGAAATAAGCGAGAAGCTGACCAGACTCTACCCTCAACTGAAGGAAAGAGATGGTGAAGACCTGATGACCAGGGAGATCGACGGGGTGACTTTTGAGGAGTTTTACATTGATCTGAACACTAAATTTCTGGAACTCACCGAGGCTATGGAAGCCGAGGACTCTATCCTGATTGGCGATCTTTTGGAATATGAGATTGCACCAAAAATTCGGGAACTAACCAAATCCATAGAAAATCTGCCGGCCTTCGCGGACAGAAGCCTATGAGTATACTGATTCAAACGAACTTTCAATGGAAGGAGACAGACCCTGTTTCAATGCTTATCGCCGGCTTGATCTTTGCCGGGTTCATTGTATTTCTTTTTATCGCAAATGCTGCTTCACGCAGCTCCACACCGGGTTCTTCTTCCGGTGGCAGCAGAAAGCTCAGTAAACGGGCATTCTACATCCGGGCTAAGAGCCTTGGCTTGAGTCATCCCCAGATCAGGACCGTACAAAATCTGATCAAACGCTTTCAGCCTGCCAACCCCAATAATATCTTATACAATTCATCCCAGCTTGATTCACTTCTCAGACGGGGCATACAGAGTATTGACGGACTTAGTGCTTCGGATCAGCAGAAAGAGAATCAAAAGCTCCAGCTGTATCGCATAAAACAGACCATAGAAAGAAACGTCAGCCGTAAGTCTCAGTTTTCAAGTACAAAACAGCTTCGGGCAGGCATGCAGATTGTGTTGAGCCCCGAGCAGGGCGGACGCTTCCAGAGCAAACTTCTGACCAACCTGAAGGGCTCTTTAGCGGTATCAGTCCCCCTGGATGCCGGCGGACGGCAAATCCGCTGGAAGCGTTGGACAAAACTGCAGGTTTTCTTCTGGCGCTCCAATGGGCAGGGTTTCTCGTTTGCAACAAAAATCAATGGGTACGGAAAGGTACGTGCCACTGATGCGGTTTTACTGAACCACACCTCTGCTATAACCCAGGCCCAGCAAAGAAAATACCGGCGCCGCAGTATTGAGCGCCCCGCTTACTTTTTTCCGGTGAGAATTTTAACCGACGGCCTTGGAAAGGAAGCAAAAAAACGGGCCTATGTGGAAACCAACCGCAGGACACTGGCAACCATGCTGGATATATCAGGCGGAGGCTGCAGTATTCGTACCTCACGGCCTCTTGGAAAGGGTGAACTTATCAAGGTTGAATTTGAAACCGATCATCGGGCAAAAATCTCTTTTTACGGTAAGGTTATGCACTCCAGGAAAGCACGCCCCTTTGGCGGAGTAATGCATATTATGTTCACCCGAATAAGCAAGCGAAACCTTAATAGTATTAACGCCTACATATACAATTACAGCCAGGACTGATATTACCTCTCCCTGATATTGACCTCAGACACTTTTTTGCCTACAGTTAATCCCATGAAGATTCATGAGATTCGAAATCTCACTAAAAAAGAAACCCCCCTGCACTACAGAAATGAATACTCAGGTTCTCTTGTTTATTCAGCCGGTAATATTGAGAAAGAAGCTCAACTTGAATTCACCCTGGAGCGGACAGCCACTGGAAATATCGATATATCTATCGCTTTTCCTGCGTCCATCCATTATCCCCTTGTTCCTGCCGTAAAAAAGGTAAAGTCCTATATTTTTGATCTTGAGAAAGACGGGAGACTGCTCTGAAATCACACAGGTGTACTTCTCCCGATGAGACCATCGCATTGGGCCGCAGTATAGGAAAGACGCTGCATGCCGGCGATATTGTATCTCTGGAAGGGGGGCTTGGTGCCGGCAAGACAACCATCGCCAAGGGAATCATCGAGTCTCTGGGGGTAGAAGATACTGTGACAAGCCCCACCTTTACCATAGTATCGGAATACACCGGAAAATTTCCTGTCTACCATATGGATTTATACCGTATTGAGGATGAGGAAGAACTCTTTTATCTGGGGCTTGATGAGATTCTTTACAATAACGGAATATCCCTTATTGAATGGATCGACCGTTTGCCTGAATTACCGCAGAATTTTACAAGGATTACCCTGGAAGTTGTTCCCACCTCCGGGGACCGTATTGTGAGCCTGGAAACTGTATGCATGCGAAACGTTTCATGAAAATCCTTGCCTTTGATACTTCGGGCCCCATGCTTTCAGGTGCCCTTGGTACTGAGAGGGGGACCTTTGCCGCTCTGCAGGATACAGGGCTGCGCCACGGAGAGCTTCTGGCGGGACTTATTGACCAGCTTGTTAAAGAAGCCGGCATTTCTGTTAAAGACCTGGATCTTATTGTATGTCCCAGAGGGCCGGGATCTTTTACCGGGCTGCGTATCGGCATGTCCCTTGCCAAGGGTATTTCCGCCGGAAGCGGCATACCGCTGATTTCTATACCTGTTCCGGACATTCTGGTCCGTCCCTACTCTTTTTATGGTTCACCTGTTATTCCGGTACTCGACGCAAAGAAAGACCGTTTTTATGGGGCCTGTTACATCGGCGGTGTCCGTACAAGTGAGTTCTTTGATCTGGAAGCTGGCGAGATTATCCGCCGCTTTGGCATGGAAGAAACTATTCTAATCGCTGGTCCTGACGCAGGACTTTTCAAATCGAAAATAGCTGAAGCTGAGGGTATTACCTTTGCTCCCTATGTCCCGGCTGCAGTATTTGATATGCTTGCCATGGGCCCGTTGCTTTTCGAACAGAAGGGCCCTGATGCGCCAGGCCAGGGACCGATGTACATCCGCAAAAGTGAGGCTGAACTTGGAATGGAGAAGGATTATGAGGGATGAAAAAAAAGCGTTCATCCGTTTTAAAGAGAATAACCACCAGAACAGCGCCGTTCCTCAAGCTGTTTTAGGAGATGATTTTCGCATAAACTGGGCTAACAGGGCCTTCCGGGACCTGTTTCACAGAGAAAATACCTGTATTGGTGAACACATTGCAGGTTTTGCCACTCTCACCGGCCTTGACGGCAGATCCCTCTATCATCAGTTGAAAGATCCCGCTACGGGATACTCTTTTCAAGGCAATGGAGAGAGCAGGTTTCATCACCACCCCAGGCTTTTTACCAATGTGCATATTGTTCCGATACTGCATGAACCATACAAAAAGGAGACTGTAGTCGGATACTGTGCCTATTTTCATGATGCTACCCTGTCCCATCAGCAGAGTCTCCGCGCCATTTTTTCCAGCCTGCTTGAAGCCTCCCGTATGAAAGACAACGATACCGGACGTCACATTGAACGGGTAAACCGGTATTCTGCTTTAATGGCTGAGTCAATGTACGATGATGGAACCGATTTGCAGGTAGACCGGGATTTTGTTGATAACATCTCCTTTCTGGCTGCCATGCATGACGTAGGCAAGATCGGCGTACCCGACGATATCCTTAACAAGGCCGGCCCCCTGGAGAGCTGGGAGTGGGAAATCATGACAACCCATACCCTTAACGGTGCCTATATCCTGGGAGCCTATCCGGATCCAATGGCGGTCGAAATAGCACGCAGCCATCATGAACGCTGGGACGGTTCCGGCTATCCGTATGGCTTGATGGAAGAGATGATACCTTTGAGCGCCCGTATTGTTACCATTGCTGACGTTTATGATGCCCTGCGCAGCAAGCGTTCATACAAGAATGAAATGAGTCACCGGGAAGCTGCGGATCTGATACTACTGGGACGCGGTACCCAGTTTGATCCTGAGCTTGTCGAGATTTTTCGGTCCCTGGAGGAAAAGTTTTCCGAAATTTACGATGAATTGTATGATGAGTATAAAGAGACTAACTCTTCTTCTCCGTTGGCGGGGTAAAAAAGTCTGCTAAAGAGCCAAGATCCGAAGGTGCTTTTGCCGCTGCCTTGTTTTCCGACTGTATGGCTTCGTAGACTTCGTGTCGATAGATCTTTACGCTTTTTGGTGCAAGAATTCCAAGTTTGATATGATCTCCCTTGATTTCTACGACTGAGACCTCTATCGTATCATTGATAATGATCTTCTCATTCAGTTTTCTTGAAAGTATCAGCATGAGGTATCCCCCTCATGCTGCATTTCTTCGATTATAAGATGCCGAACCTGCCAGCGCTCATCATTTGATATTATCTGCCGACCTACTCTGGTTTTACGGTTGATCAACAGCGGACCCTGCAGGTTGGCAGTCATTCTGCTTTGGTCCTCAGGAATTGTCACGATGGAAAAGATAAGAAGATCTTCATCATCCTCCCGGGTCACTCCCAAAGCTTCCAGGTCTTCTGTGGAGACCCCCGGACAATAATCGGGACGGAAAATTCGGGGATCGATAAGTACAAATGCAATTTCCCGTTCATCGAGTGATTGAAACCAGTAAAAAGGGGGCTGTTCCGAATCGAGCAAGGCAAAATTGCTGTAGCAATCAAAGCCGAAAAGACCTTTTTGCAGGGTAATTTTTTGCCGTTGGTCGATTTCCATCTCCCCATAGGCCTTGGTTTCAATCATCATGCCGGTATACTCCTTCAAAGACATTCCTTAACGCAGAAAATCCATCAACGTCGGCTGCAGTATGCGTCCAGCGGTTTGTAAAGCAGCCTTATGGGTGTATTCCAACATCTTCAGTTCCAGAATCGCCTCTGCCATATCAATATCCGAAGCCAGAGAGTTTTGTTCCTGCGTCTGGGGGATTTCCCGGTTTAAACGGTTCCAGACAATCTCCATTCTTTCGTCAACAGAACCGAGTTTGGCTATTTCCTGCACCAGAGTATCCTGGGCAGTTGTTATACCCTGGATTCCCCTGCCGCCTATCTCCAGGGTATCTCCGGAGTAGAGACTGTCCCGCAGAGATATTACCATATCAAACACTGAACCTCCGGATTCCCGGGCATCGGATGCGATATTAAACGGAGGCCGGCCGTTTCCGGAGACAAGGCCCAGATCCTGCAGAACCGAACCTCCCTGTTCATCCTCAAGGAGTATCTGGTGGGGAACAGTGCTGCGGATATTCAGTGAATTAGATACAGGATCAAGATAGGCATCAACCGCAGCATCGGAATCCTTAATTTTGGCGATTATGCCGTGAATATTTTCTCCAGCTGACAGGGGCACCCGTACCCCATCTATAAGGATTGCCGTATTCTCCGGAACCGTATAACTTGCAGTATTTACGCCGGAGAATATCTGATGCTGTTCAGCCCAGAATATATTGTTGCCCCGAAAGCCGGTGGGAATCAGGTTTTCGTCGGAAATTTCGACAAAGTTGTCTTTATTACCTCCCACATAGTCAACTTTGGTTATTACCCGGCCGCTTATTTCGGGATGCCGTCCCTCAAGAGCACGAAAAGGTTCGCTGGTGTTACGGTCGCCGCCGAACAGTTTGCTGCCGTCGGCGCCCGACGAGTTTGAGACCTCAACAAGCTCCTTCAGAAGCTCATTAACCTCCTGGCCCATTATCTTCTTGTCTTCTTTTGCATATGTCCCGGTAGCGCCTTGCACAGCTATTTCGCGTATACGGTGCAGAATCTGGTTGGCCTCATTCATGTAACCTTCGGCAACCCTGCGAAAACTCTGAACGTTCTCGACGTTTTCCTGGAAACGGTCGAGACGGGAAATCCGGGATAAAAAACGAGCCGAGTGGGCCGCAGCCACCGGATCATCCCGCAGCTCCTTTATTCTGGTCTGCTCGGCCATTTTATTCTGAAGATCGTTCATCAGCTTCTGACGACGGTAGGTATGATAGATCATGTCGTTATTAGCCTGGTTGGTACTGACTCTGTTCATTCTCAAACTCCAAGGCGGTTTATAATAGTATCGAGCATGCTGTTAAAGGTGCTGATAAAGCGGGCCGCAGCGTTGTACCCGTGCTGGAACTTAATAAGCTGGGCAAACTCTTCATCTATGTTAACCCCGGAAAGGGCCTGTTTCATTCCTTCCAGCTCCTTCATTACAAGACTTTCGGTCTCGAAGGTCCGCTGAGCCTGCTCTCCCCTTAATCCCACATCGGCAATTGTCTCTGCGAAAAAATCATCAAAGCTCATGAGATTACCAAGCATTACCGGCCTGGTCCGCAGCTGGGCAATGGACAAGGCCGCGCTGCCGTCGCCGGGATTGGCAGGACGTCCGTTTTCGCCGAAACCAGCGGCAAGGCGATTTATATCACTCTTTAAAGCGCTTGTAATCTCAATCCAGCCTGAAGGATGAGCGACCGGAGCCACGGCATAGTTATCGCCGCCGCCACGGAATCCGAGTACTGCGTCGGCCTGTTCCCAGTCATACGCCCCTTCCGCTCCGGATTCCTGCAATATCCCGGCATAGCCGACAAGAAACTGACCGGAGTCCTCAATATGACGAATAACAAAGTCAGGATTTTCGATCTGCGTTGCCGGTAAGGCTTTCATGACCATTCTTCCGGACTGATCAAGACGGGCGACGACCTCTGCACCGGACCGGTTTATTCGGTTTATGACGTCACCCACGGTATCCGTAGGATTGTAGGGTATCTCTATGTTTCCTGCCGGGCCTGATAGGGTAATGTTTCCCTGCAGCCCCACATGGTCCTGAAGGGAAAGACTGTTAGTACCGGTTACGCGAAAGATATAGGAAGCATCGAACTCTCCATCTCCGTTCCGGTCATAATTTCCTGCAACATCGGTGACAAAGGGAACCTCCTCAAAAAAGGCCCGTCCGTTCTCACCATCCAGTCCATAGGCAGAGCGGTGAATTTCATTCACCAGGTCTATATAGTTCATTGCCAGTACGTCGAGTTTTTGTATTTCTCCTCGAATGTCACCGTCCCGGAGGTCCATCAGGGAGCGGAGCTTCCCCCCTGTGAACCGGGCCTCTTCTCCGTTCTTTGCCCAGCGTACGGTGGAATAGCCTTCATTCAGAGGGTTCGGATCTGTTTGCAGAGGATTTATCACCCTGCCCTGCATCAGATGGAGTCCCTGGGTATGAATGGTGAACTCATCCGGATCTCGGTTATCAACGGTGATATTCAGAAGACCGGACAGTTCTTTGACCAGAAGGTCCCGACGGTCGAGCAGGTCATTCGGGTTGTCCCCCAGGGCTTCGACCTTCACTATCTCCTCATTCAGGGAGCGGACATCGTTAAGAATAGCGTTTACCCTGCTCACGGTAGCTGTCAGGTCATCTTCCACCATGTTGCGGATCTCTTTCATCCGTGAGTATTGACGGTGGATACCGTCCATCAGGGCCTCTCCCCGCTGGACTACCGCCTGCCGGGCGGCGCCTTCCTGGGGATGAATGGATAACTCCTGCCAGGAGTCCCAGAAGCGGTCCATGAGGGTACGTACCGATGATTCCGTCGGCTCGTTATACACCTGTTCCAGCTGCAGCATGTAGGAGTCCCTGGTCTCCCAGTAGCCCCTACCGTTTGCCCGGGAGACGATCTTTCCTTCCAGAAGTTCATCATGGACCCGCTCAATCCGCGTAATGTCCACTCCTTGACCGATCTGTCCCGGGGTATTCTCGCGATTCAGCTGGGGCATGTAGAGGGGATCGGTGGGCTTAAAATGGACCCTCTGTCGGGAGTACCCCTCCACAGAGGCATTACTAAGGTTGTGTCCCACAGTGGTCATACCCTGGGTGTGGGCTATGAGGCTGCGTTTACCGATTTCTATACCGGAAAAGGTGGACTGCATTCAAAGACTCCTTAAAGGTGCTGATTTACGACCAGCGGTTCGGTATCGGCGGTTCTGGCCTTTCCATGCCGGGAGTAAAGCTTTCCTTTACGATAGGGAAAAAGCTCATTCAGTACCGCCTGCATGGTATCGCTGACACTGCGGATGTGACTGTCGAGACTCCAGGTAACACCCTTAATTTTAACCGTGGTAAATTTCAGGCTGCGGTAAAGCTCCGCACATTCTGATCGCAGTTCCTCGGGAAGACTCATTATTGCCTGATAGAAAGGGATTGTCTCATCGGCTCCGAATTCTGCGCATAAGGCGGAATAAAGGGCCCTTCGTCGCTGCTCTGTGGAGTCAATCCAGTCTGCAATCTGGCCCATACGCTCCATGTGGTCCGACAGAGAAGCCCAATCGCTGCGTTTGAGGGCATCACGAAGTTCTTCTTCGTTACACCGGAATTCCTCCATAAGAGAGATTTCCTGCTTTATAATTTGAATAAGTTCGTTGGCTGTTTTTATACCCTTCGTGGACATAGACACTCCTCTTCTTCAATATTCGGCGTTTTTACCGTGCCGATTAAGAAGAAAATAGAGCTGAAAAGAAAAGGAGAAAATATTGCCAAATAGAGCAGATTACTGTTTTTGTGCCTGGTTGAGTATCTGACGGTCCCGCTGCAACAGGGCATTTCCTGAGAGATACTGCAGGCCTTCCTGTATAATTCGCTCCGCTTCAGAATACCGTTTTTCCTGAAAAAGAGAAACAAAGCGGTTATGGTAAAAAGCCGCCGCGTTATGGGTAAAGATATCCAGGGCCTGCTGTATTCTTGGGTCTGCCGATGTATGGAGTTCCTGTTCCTTAAGGTACTCAAGGGCAGCCAGATCTCCCTGGTTTTCG from Marispirochaeta sp. carries:
- the flgK gene encoding flagellar hook-associated protein FlgK — its product is MQSTFSGIEIGKRSLIAHTQGMTTVGHNLSNASVEGYSRQRVHFKPTDPLYMPQLNRENTPGQIGQGVDITRIERVHDELLEGKIVSRANGRGYWETRDSYMLQLEQVYNEPTESSVRTLMDRFWDSWQELSIHPQEGAARQAVVQRGEALMDGIHRQYSRMKEIRNMVEDDLTATVSRVNAILNDVRSLNEEIVKVEALGDNPNDLLDRRDLLVKELSGLLNITVDNRDPDEFTIHTQGLHLMQGRVINPLQTDPNPLNEGYSTVRWAKNGEEARFTGGKLRSLMDLRDGDIRGEIQKLDVLAMNYIDLVNEIHRSAYGLDGENGRAFFEEVPFVTDVAGNYDRNGDGEFDASYIFRVTGTNSLSLQDHVGLQGNITLSGPAGNIEIPYNPTDTVGDVINRINRSGAEVVARLDQSGRMVMKALPATQIENPDFVIRHIEDSGQFLVGYAGILQESGAEGAYDWEQADAVLGFRGGGDNYAVAPVAHPSGWIEITSALKSDINRLAAGFGENGRPANPGDGSAALSIAQLRTRPVMLGNLMSFDDFFAETIADVGLRGEQAQRTFETESLVMKELEGMKQALSGVNIDEEFAQLIKFQHGYNAAARFISTFNSMLDTIINRLGV
- the flgN gene encoding flagellar export chaperone FlgN, which codes for MSTKGIKTANELIQIIKQEISLMEEFRCNEEELRDALKRSDWASLSDHMERMGQIADWIDSTEQRRRALYSALCAEFGADETIPFYQAIMSLPEELRSECAELYRSLKFTTVKIKGVTWSLDSHIRSVSDTMQAVLNELFPYRKGKLYSRHGKARTADTEPLVVNQHL